The following coding sequences are from one Phycisphaeraceae bacterium window:
- a CDS encoding DUF456 domain-containing protein, which translates to MTILIGFIMLLVTLLGAALTTLTLPGIWFIVLAAILCQWWQDGGLYSWWTIGAAATLGLVAEVLEVAASAAGASAAGGTRRGAIGSIAGALLGAIAGSFVFPVVGTIVGGAVGAGLGAIACERHAGAMTWTGSARVGAGAATGRLVATLLKVGFAIVIGIILTTAAFIP; encoded by the coding sequence ATGACCATCCTCATCGGCTTCATCATGCTCCTGGTGACCCTGTTGGGCGCCGCGCTGACCACGCTCACGCTCCCCGGCATCTGGTTCATCGTGCTCGCGGCGATCCTCTGCCAGTGGTGGCAGGACGGCGGTCTCTATTCCTGGTGGACCATCGGCGCCGCCGCGACCCTCGGCCTCGTCGCCGAGGTGCTCGAGGTCGCGGCCTCCGCCGCGGGCGCCTCCGCCGCGGGCGGCACCCGACGCGGCGCCATCGGATCGATCGCCGGCGCCCTCCTCGGCGCCATCGCCGGCTCCTTCGTGTTCCCGGTTGTGGGCACCATCGTCGGCGGTGCCGTCGGCGCCGGCCTGGGCGCGATCGCCTGCGAGCGTCACGCCGGCGCCATGACCTGGACCGGGTCCGCCAGGGTGGGCGCCGGCGCGGCGACAGGCCGCCTCGTCGCCACCCTCCTCAAGGTCGGCTTTGCGATCGTGATTGGAATCATCCTCACCACAGCCGCGTTCATCCCCTGA
- a CDS encoding STAS domain-containing protein: MNHRTGSADEAGWGWRPRWQPARWVRGYGISLLHADAVAGLTLAAYLLPAAIGDASLARLPPEAGLYACMFSGFAFCWLCSSRRTAITVTSAISLLLGTSLGEIAGGDSARFAGLAACTALLVAGLALAAWAVRAGSLVSFVSESVLLGFKAGVALTLASTQLPKLLGMPAAHGGFWECSRHLITHLGESNTASLTIGIAALAVLVSGKVLLKNKPVAILVVVGGIVAAGALGLGDRGVKMLGEVPQGLPAIRLPDVHPDDLNALLPLAMACFLLGSVETAAIGRMFAAKHRGRLDANQELLALAGANLAAGLGSGLPVSGGMSQSLVNESAGARTPASGLVAAIVILIVAVFFSGLLRELPQPVLAAIVLMAVVGLVNVRALAHLWKTDRAELLIAGVALAGVLASGMLRGVLIGAVISLLLLLRRASRPHVAFLGRIPGTRRFSDLQRHPDNEPISGVIIFRPEGSIVYFNADHVRDTVVERLRETSPPVRTVVGDLSASPHVDLTGAEMLKSLAEELRATGATLHIVEARASVRDKLRTQEVGVVDRFTTVADAVDAASGRNGAAE; encoded by the coding sequence GTGAACCACCGCACCGGCTCGGCGGATGAGGCCGGATGGGGCTGGCGACCCCGGTGGCAACCCGCCCGGTGGGTGCGCGGATACGGCATAAGTCTCCTGCATGCCGATGCCGTCGCGGGCCTGACGCTGGCGGCCTACCTGCTCCCCGCGGCGATCGGCGACGCCTCCCTCGCCCGACTCCCCCCCGAGGCCGGGCTGTACGCGTGCATGTTCTCGGGGTTCGCCTTCTGCTGGCTCTGCAGTTCGAGGCGCACCGCGATCACGGTGACCTCAGCGATTTCTCTCCTCCTGGGAACATCGCTGGGCGAGATCGCCGGCGGCGACTCGGCCCGGTTCGCCGGGCTCGCGGCGTGCACCGCGCTGCTCGTGGCCGGGCTGGCCCTGGCGGCCTGGGCCGTGCGGGCGGGGTCGCTGGTCAGCTTTGTTTCCGAATCCGTGCTGCTGGGGTTCAAAGCCGGCGTTGCCCTGACGCTGGCCAGCACGCAGCTTCCCAAGCTCCTCGGCATGCCCGCCGCCCACGGCGGTTTCTGGGAATGCTCCCGCCACCTGATCACGCACCTGGGAGAGTCCAACACCGCGTCGCTGACGATCGGCATCGCGGCGCTGGCCGTGCTCGTCTCCGGCAAAGTGCTCCTCAAGAACAAGCCCGTTGCGATCCTGGTCGTGGTCGGCGGCATCGTCGCGGCTGGCGCACTCGGGCTCGGCGATCGCGGTGTGAAGATGCTCGGCGAGGTGCCGCAGGGGCTGCCCGCGATCAGGCTGCCCGATGTTCACCCGGACGACCTGAACGCGCTGCTCCCCCTGGCGATGGCCTGCTTCCTGTTGGGCTCGGTAGAAACCGCCGCAATCGGCAGGATGTTCGCCGCGAAGCACCGCGGCCGCCTCGACGCGAACCAGGAACTGCTGGCGCTCGCCGGGGCCAACCTCGCGGCGGGCCTCGGGAGTGGGTTGCCGGTCAGCGGCGGGATGTCGCAGTCGCTTGTCAACGAGAGCGCCGGCGCGCGGACCCCGGCGTCGGGGCTTGTCGCGGCGATCGTCATCCTCATCGTTGCCGTGTTCTTCTCCGGGCTGCTGCGGGAACTCCCGCAACCGGTGCTCGCCGCCATTGTGCTGATGGCCGTGGTCGGACTCGTGAACGTGCGGGCGCTGGCCCACCTGTGGAAGACCGACCGGGCCGAGCTGCTGATCGCAGGCGTTGCCCTCGCGGGCGTGCTCGCCTCGGGCATGCTCCGCGGGGTCCTGATCGGGGCGGTCATCTCCCTGCTGCTCCTGCTCCGACGCGCCTCGCGTCCGCACGTGGCGTTCCTCGGCCGGATCCCGGGGACGCGTCGCTTCTCCGACCTCCAGCGGCATCCCGACAACGAGCCCATCAGCGGCGTCATCATCTTCCGGCCCGAAGGAAGCATCGTGTACTTCAACGCCGACCACGTGCGGGACACCGTCGTCGAGCGGCTGCGAGAGACCTCGCCGCCAGTACGGACGGTCGTGGGTGACCTCTCGGCGTCACCGCACGTCGACCTGACGGGCGCGGAGATGCTCAAGTCGCTGGCCGAGGAACTCCGTGCAACGGGAGCAACCCTGCACATCGTCGAGGCCCGCGCATCTGTGCGGGACAAACTCCGGACGCAGGAGGTCGGGGTGGTGGATCGATTCACCACCGTGGCGGACGCCGTCGACGCCGCATCAGGTCGCAATGGAGCGGCCGAATGA
- the ppk2 gene encoding polyphosphate kinase 2: protein MPKNKKDGSSGKLDRKAYEKELRKLQAKLCALQEWVKHKGLRVIIVFEGRDAAGKGGAIKAITERVSPRVFRLVALPAPSDREKSQMHMQRYMQHFPAAGEIVIFDRSWYNRAGVEYVMGFCTKEQHRRFLELCPTVEKHIVNGGITLVKIWLEVSDQEQKRRFEARIDDPIRQWKLSPMDLPSRSNWFDYSRARDMMLDATDTRHAPWYILRSDDKKRARLNCIRHILETIPHKALPRDKVKLPKRKMSGAYDDQATLKKRKFVREVY from the coding sequence ATGCCGAAGAACAAGAAGGACGGCAGCTCCGGGAAACTCGATCGCAAGGCCTACGAGAAAGAGCTTCGCAAGCTCCAGGCGAAGCTCTGCGCGCTCCAGGAGTGGGTCAAGCACAAGGGCCTGCGGGTGATCATCGTCTTTGAGGGGCGCGACGCCGCGGGCAAGGGGGGAGCCATCAAGGCGATCACCGAGCGGGTGAGCCCCCGCGTCTTCCGGCTCGTGGCGCTCCCGGCCCCTTCGGACCGCGAGAAGTCGCAGATGCACATGCAGCGCTACATGCAGCACTTCCCGGCCGCGGGAGAGATCGTGATCTTCGATCGAAGCTGGTACAACCGCGCCGGAGTGGAGTACGTGATGGGGTTCTGCACCAAGGAGCAGCACCGCCGGTTCCTCGAACTCTGCCCCACGGTGGAGAAGCACATCGTGAACGGGGGGATCACCCTCGTCAAGATCTGGCTCGAGGTGAGCGACCAGGAGCAGAAGCGACGGTTCGAGGCCCGCATCGACGACCCGATCCGCCAGTGGAAGCTCAGTCCGATGGACCTGCCCTCCCGCTCCAACTGGTTCGACTACTCCCGCGCCCGCGACATGATGCTCGATGCCACGGACACCAGGCACGCCCCCTGGTACATCCTCCGCTCCGACGACAAGAAGCGGGCCCGCCTCAACTGCATCCGTCACATCCTCGAGACGATCCCCCACAAGGCCTTGCCGCGGGACAAGGTCAAGCTGCCAAAACGAAAGATGTCCGGCGCCTACGACGACCAGGCGACACTCAAGAAGCGCAAGTTCGTCCGCGAGGTGTATTGA
- a CDS encoding DUF1254 domain-containing protein: MKPTIAFSIALAAGAMFAGLSPAQTPAKTDAPVSASSPISEKEAVDLGLQAYVYGYPLVTMEMTRRVMTNVAEPVGTRAPMGHLVRMREYPTAKFRDVTAPNADTLYTTGWVDVAKEPWILSIPDAHDRYYLFPMLDGWTDVFQVPGKRTTGTKAQKYAITSPTYTGSLPEGVTQYKSPTNMVWILGRIYCTGTPEDYKAVHAMQDACTLVPLSAYGQTYTPPAGKVDPSIDMKTPVRDQVNALSADAYFSLLAQLMKDNPPSPADAPIVAKMARLGIVPGMPFDSRSLGAGPGKALQTVPKLGVEKIMDQFKVAGRNENGWIFTTKTGVYGTDYLQRAAVTYFGLGANRPQDAVYPTSETQLDGKPYSGDHKYTIHFEKGKLPPVDGFWSLTMYDAEFFFCDNPLNRYTLSQRNSFKTNPDGSVDLYLQHESPGKDLESNWLPAPAGRFNLMLRLYWPKETPPSILDGTWQIPAAKLVK, from the coding sequence ATGAAGCCCACCATTGCTTTTTCCATCGCTCTTGCCGCCGGCGCCATGTTCGCCGGCCTTTCCCCGGCCCAGACTCCTGCGAAAACCGATGCCCCGGTCTCCGCGTCGTCCCCGATAAGCGAAAAGGAGGCCGTTGACCTCGGCCTTCAGGCGTATGTCTACGGCTACCCGCTCGTCACGATGGAGATGACCCGTCGCGTCATGACCAACGTCGCCGAACCCGTCGGTACCCGCGCCCCGATGGGCCACCTCGTCCGCATGCGCGAGTATCCCACGGCGAAGTTCCGCGATGTCACGGCCCCCAACGCCGACACGCTGTACACCACCGGGTGGGTTGATGTCGCCAAGGAGCCGTGGATCCTGAGCATCCCCGACGCCCACGACCGTTATTACCTCTTCCCGATGCTCGACGGCTGGACCGACGTCTTCCAGGTTCCCGGCAAGCGCACCACCGGCACCAAGGCCCAGAAGTACGCCATCACCTCGCCCACCTACACCGGCTCGCTCCCCGAGGGCGTCACCCAGTACAAGTCGCCCACCAACATGGTCTGGATCCTCGGCCGCATCTACTGCACCGGCACTCCCGAGGACTACAAGGCCGTTCACGCGATGCAGGACGCCTGCACGCTGGTCCCCCTCAGCGCCTACGGCCAGACCTACACGCCGCCCGCGGGCAAGGTCGATCCTTCGATCGACATGAAGACGCCCGTTCGCGATCAGGTCAACGCGCTCAGCGCCGACGCCTACTTCTCCCTCCTTGCCCAGCTGATGAAGGACAACCCCCCGTCGCCGGCCGATGCGCCGATCGTCGCCAAGATGGCGCGCCTCGGCATCGTCCCCGGCATGCCCTTCGACAGCCGATCGCTCGGCGCCGGCCCCGGCAAAGCCCTGCAGACCGTTCCCAAGCTGGGCGTTGAGAAGATCATGGACCAGTTCAAGGTCGCCGGCCGCAACGAGAACGGCTGGATCTTCACGACCAAGACCGGCGTCTACGGCACCGACTACCTGCAGCGGGCCGCGGTGACCTACTTCGGCCTTGGCGCCAACCGCCCGCAGGACGCGGTCTACCCGACGTCCGAGACCCAGCTCGACGGCAAGCCCTACAGCGGCGACCACAAGTACACCATCCACTTCGAGAAGGGAAAGCTCCCGCCGGTCGATGGGTTCTGGTCCCTCACGATGTACGACGCCGAGTTCTTCTTCTGCGACAACCCCCTCAACCGCTACACCCTTAGCCAGCGCAACAGCTTCAAGACCAACCCCGACGGCTCCGTAGACCTCTACCTCCAGCACGAGAGCCCCGGCAAGGACCTCGAGAGCAACTGGCTTCCCGCTCCCGCCGGCCGGTTCAACCTCATGCTCCGCCTCTATTGGCCCAAGGAGACGCCCCCCTCCATCCTCGATGGAACCTGGCAGATCCCCGCCGCCAAGCTCGTCAAGTAA